The DNA window GTAACTGAAAATGATAATACCAGACGACTAATTATCATTGGTAAGGGAGTTTTGTCAAGCGGAGAATTAAGATACTAAAGAATGAACGTTACATATTCTTCTTATAAGATTAGTAAAACGGTAAGCTATGCCTTTTTGTGGTGTAGCTTTGCTGTTGTTCATGCACTAGTAATGCAGCCACTTATTCCTATCTCTTTAGGATGGTTGCTTCTCGACGGTTTTCTTTTTTCTACCTTACTCATATTTCTTGGGTTGGTATACAAAATCTATGTGCAGAGCAAATTGCTTTCTCTGACGATTTTCCCTCAAACAGTTTTCAATTATGTCAGTCTGGGAATATGCACCATGGCTTTATGGTTGGGAGGCGGATTACTGCTTCTTTACCTGTTTGTTCCCGGGAAAGTATTCAGTTCTTTGCTTCCCACTGTTCCGGTAAGAGCATTGATTGGAGCATTAATTTATACCAGTGTAGCAATCTACGATTATTTAACGCCTGATAAAGAGATAGAGGATGGTGAAAATTGTGCTAAGGAGGAAATTTCTAAGGAATTCACAACATCTAAGGAGCACTTGGCTCCCGAGGTGTCCTTACCGATAAGTGAAACACTCCCGGCGGATGTGCATACAGAAGATGAGATTCTGGAACGTATCGCTATAAGATCTGGTCAGAAGATTCAAGTAGTTATGATCGATGAAATCTATTATTTTCAGTCCGATGGGGATTACGTTATGATCTTTACCGAGAAAGGCAAATATATGAAGGAACAAACCATGAAATACTTTGAAGAGCATTTACCCAAAAATAAGTTTGTGCGTATTCATCGTTCGTGTATAGTCAATGTGGAGATGATATCGCGTATAGAATCTTACAATAAACAACAGCAAATGCTGATACTAAAGAATGGTCATCAGATAAAGGCAAGCGTTGCCGGATACCGCACATTGAAAATAGCTTTGCAGTTGTAATGCTGCTTTCAACACCTGTAAACAAGCAACGTTTTTCTATTATCTATTAAAAAGTAAATCCTATATTTAATTGAGTATTATCAATATTCGCCTCCCAATCATACATGTGACTAAACAAAAGCTTGCAAAATATGGAATGTTTTTTGTTTAGTTGATAGTCTAATCCTGCTCCTCCATACAAACCAAAATAATTTGATGGAAGAGGATATTTGTAATATCCGTTATTATATATAATAGTAGAAGTTTCAAAAAGTTGTGAATAACTAACACCTGCTTCAATTGTAGGATTCAAATTCTTTGATAACATAAAAGAATATTTTGGCCCGATTGAACCGGTTGCTATAATAGAACTCAGATGAACCATACTACTTTCCAATTTAGATAATGAAGCATCTATTTGCAAACTCAGAGGTTTCGAAAGACGTGGGTTCGACATTTCAAGCTGTACTCCGATTATAGGCGCAGTACTATTAATCGAATTGTATAAGATCTCCAAAAGAGTGTTTTTAAAAGTAACCTTTGTTGATTGATAGCCTGCATATATTGAGAAGTCGTAATTCATAAACGACTTCCTATAGTCGTTGGCAAAAACAATACATTCTTCACCGGGAGCACACATTTCGGAATGATAACTCTTAGTTAGCGTAATCATTGATTTACGATCAAAAAAGGCTCTTTTGGCTTTTTGGCTTACAGACTTGCTATTCCTGAATATATAACTCAAAACACCTTTGTATTTATTGTCTGAAATAAGTTTATTATTCTCAATCTTATTATATTCTTTGCTAACAGCAATCATTTCACCATTTTCGTCTTCAAAATAATAGCAACCATTTTTAAGTGGATAATAAAAAAGATCTTTTATTCCCTGAACCAGATATTCCAAAAAAACCTTTTGTGGTTCATTGTCTATATTGATAGTGCGGGAAATATAATATTTCTTTTCATTAATAAACATGTAAGCTATAAGATCTTTTGGATAGTATGTTTGATCTTCGTCTTTTTCGGAAAGTTTGAATTTGCAGAAGCTGCAATTCATTTTATCAGATTGGAAATCTATAAGCCCTTTAATTGTATCATTCTTATTTGTTACTATGTATCCTTTTCTATAATTATCTTGAGCATTTACTGAAATTGCCAGAAATAACAAAAAAGCAAAGGTTGATATATATTTCATTTCTTATTATTTTATATTGTTACTATTATTTATAAGAAACATAGTGTTTAGCAAATAAATACAACCATATATAGTTAGTTTTAAACATCTTAAACTATTCAAAGAATTAAGAATAAGATAAAATATTTCATCTTTATATTTACAGTTAGTATCGACAAAGGTATGGAAATATTCTAAATATAAATAATTTATAAAAATATTTTTTACAGAAATATTAATAACATACATATGCAAAGGAATGAAAACCCATAAACAAAAAAGCCTGCAAAATTAATGCAGGCTCTATTCTCAGAATAAAGTTATTATTCTGTTCTATTCTTCTTCAGCAAACATTGGATCCCAGGCAGGAAGTCGGATTGGTTTCTGTTTCAGAAGTTCCATAATCTTTGCAGGAACATATTTTTTTTCAACCACAAGGCGAAACATGTATTCATTGAACCATTCGTCTGTCATAATCAAATGTCCCTGATAACCATTGGTTGCTCCCCAACTATTTTCAACCATCCATTTGTTTGGTTTGCCATCCTTATCAAGATTTACAGCCATCAAAGTCATAGCGTGAGAAGAACCGCTGGCGAAAGTTTGCACACGTTGTTTCTTGTCCATTCCGAATGAAGTACCCATTAAAGAAGCATAATCGAAATTGTTGATGTCCAGTAATCCTCTGTCAGAGTTAAGGAACTTACCTACATCGCAAGAGAAGTACATCATAGTGCTGTCTTTAATAGAACTGATAGCCATCTCTTTTATTTCATTAATAGGAAGATTAATATAAGTCCAGTTCTTACCATCATAACGGTGACGGTCGAAATCAATCTCGTACGTTTTATAATAATCACGGGTAGGATCATTCATGAACATCACATAGTTATTAGTGAGATCATTATTTACGTATTCCTTAAAGAAAGACATGGGAGTGTACTGTTTGGTATTTACAGGATTTCCTTTTGCATCTTTCAGAGTCCAGGTAAATTCTGTAGGAGGAACCCCTAAATTAAGAACCAGCATACGATAAATAGTGCTTAGCATCTCTGTCTTGCTCTTTGCCAAAGCCTCTTTCTTTGCACCTTTAGCAGCTTGTTCGCGAAGCTGTAATCCATACTCACGGAGTTTCAGTAAGATAAGATTAGCCATCTGAGCTGTGTTGTCGCTACTGTTTGTTTCAGGCATTATTTCTTTAGGAACCAATCCATATTTGCCCACAATGTCTGATATACCGGTAAACTGTCCGCCGTCACTCAATGGATTTTTAAACAACCATTCCACCATCTTATCGTCTATTGGTTTCTTGTACGTATCAATTACCCCTTGTAGGAAAAGGTTCGATTTCTCCAGCTGATCCCAGAAAAAGCAATAGTTCTGCGAGAACTCAAAAGAACCAAGCTTATACTTGGCAATCATTTTAGATCTCATCACGTTTAGTCCGGTAAACAACCAGCAACGTCCCGATTTCTTCTGATCGGCAATTCCTTTTGATTCAACTTTGTTGGAGAAATAAGTATCCAGGCCAGCCAAGTTATCCTGATTTAAAGCAAGCTTTTTAATGTCGTTACTCCCGATTGCATTGCGGATAGCCTTGTCGGAAGCCGTAGCCTGATAACTATGTTTGATACTTTGTAGCATGTCGCTCGAAATGCCCCCGTCACCTTGCTGAGCATTGGCGTAGATTGCCGTAGCCAGAGCAATGGCCGTTATAAATCTTTTATTCATACTAAATTATTCTCTTGTTTTATAATTCCAGAACAAAAGTAATTATTCTGAGGTGTTGAGGCAAATAATTTTAGTATAAATATTTATTAGAAAAGCATTGATAGATAGAATTATGTAATATGAAAACGTGAAGTTACATTTTTAGTCTGGCACGATGTAAAGCCGGATAGATTCGTTTTCCATCTACCTGCTTGCTCTCGAATATAATCACTTCAGAGATGGTAAACTGCCCCGGACGTATTAATGAGAAGGAAGAAAGATCGACCAACTCTTTAGGGCGAGAGAGCAGAGATATATGAGGCTTGAATGGTGACTTCTGCAGAACAAATCCGTTCTTTTCCAGTTTCTCGTGAATGCACCCCCATAGCTGAAACAGTTTATTCACACTGCCTCCTACTCCAGCCCATAACGTGTGAGCTCTAGGGAAAGAAGGAAAAGCACCGAGCCGGTCAATGTGTAATCTGAATGCTTTATTCTCTAAGGCTATCTCATCAATAATCTTCGCCAATACAGGAATCGATTCATCTGCTGTTTCTCCCAAAAATTCCAATGTAATGTGAAGGTATTCCATTGGTTTCCACGAACCGTTAAGTCCCAGTTTCTTCATTTGTAACTGAGACTCAAAAAGAGATTGCTTCACATAAGCAGGCAGATCAACTCCAATGTATATTCTCATAATTGTTTAACCTTTACTGCTAAAACAAAAATAAGAATAAAATAGTTTAAATAACTACTGATATTGAATATAAATAGGTTGTGGTTTCAGCTTCATCAGTTCAGGAGGCGTAAGCATACGGTGAGGCGGACGCTTCAGATCGTTCTTGTAGAATAGCTTGAATCCGGTAAACTGTATAGGTTCCCGATAAATATAATCGTGATACGTATCATATTTAAGAACCGGAGCACCCCAGCCGTCCATGTTTATTACAATCTGCACTTCAGGATGTAATGCTATCTTCTTGTAATTGGTAACCATTCGTTGAGTAAAACGATGAACAACAAACACTTTCGGAGGTAAATTGTTCTCTTTTACCAGTCTGGCCAGATAGTCAGAACAGTAATTAATATCGCTCGCATCGTATGTTCCTATTTTTGTTCCCGGTTTGCTGCCATCTTTCATAGAGAATTCAGGGTCAATAGCCAGATGCACATGAGGCATTTTAAGGTATTTCTCGAGCAAAGGAACTTCCTCTCTTAAATTACTAAGAGCTACTTGCACGTCAAGAAATACAATCGCATTTCCCATTCTGGCAATGGATAGAGCAGAATCTATCTGAACCTCGGGCATGCGTGTTCGATACTTACCTCCTTTTAAAGGAGCACCTTGAGCAACCACGGCTATATAATGAATGGCCGGTTGTACAGGAGTAGAC is part of the uncultured Bacteroides sp. genome and encodes:
- a CDS encoding LytTR family DNA-binding domain-containing protein codes for the protein MNVTYSSYKISKTVSYAFLWCSFAVVHALVMQPLIPISLGWLLLDGFLFSTLLIFLGLVYKIYVQSKLLSLTIFPQTVFNYVSLGICTMALWLGGGLLLLYLFVPGKVFSSLLPTVPVRALIGALIYTSVAIYDYLTPDKEIEDGENCAKEEISKEFTTSKEHLAPEVSLPISETLPADVHTEDEILERIAIRSGQKIQVVMIDEIYYFQSDGDYVMIFTEKGKYMKEQTMKYFEEHLPKNKFVRIHRSCIVNVEMISRIESYNKQQQMLILKNGHQIKASVAGYRTLKIALQL
- a CDS encoding C1 family peptidase: MNKRFITAIALATAIYANAQQGDGGISSDMLQSIKHSYQATASDKAIRNAIGSNDIKKLALNQDNLAGLDTYFSNKVESKGIADQKKSGRCWLFTGLNVMRSKMIAKYKLGSFEFSQNYCFFWDQLEKSNLFLQGVIDTYKKPIDDKMVEWLFKNPLSDGGQFTGISDIVGKYGLVPKEIMPETNSSDNTAQMANLILLKLREYGLQLREQAAKGAKKEALAKSKTEMLSTIYRMLVLNLGVPPTEFTWTLKDAKGNPVNTKQYTPMSFFKEYVNNDLTNNYVMFMNDPTRDYYKTYEIDFDRHRYDGKNWTYINLPINEIKEMAISSIKDSTMMYFSCDVGKFLNSDRGLLDINNFDYASLMGTSFGMDKKQRVQTFASGSSHAMTLMAVNLDKDGKPNKWMVENSWGATNGYQGHLIMTDEWFNEYMFRLVVEKKYVPAKIMELLKQKPIRLPAWDPMFAEEE
- the thpR gene encoding RNA 2',3'-cyclic phosphodiesterase — its product is MRIYIGVDLPAYVKQSLFESQLQMKKLGLNGSWKPMEYLHITLEFLGETADESIPVLAKIIDEIALENKAFRLHIDRLGAFPSFPRAHTLWAGVGGSVNKLFQLWGCIHEKLEKNGFVLQKSPFKPHISLLSRPKELVDLSSFSLIRPGQFTISEVIIFESKQVDGKRIYPALHRARLKM